ACGGCGGGAGCCCCCGTCGAACCCGTTCGGCCCCATGGAGATGAGCGACAGGGCCTGGAGCTTCGGGTCCGGGGCGTCGCGGCTCCCGGCGAGCGATGACTCGTTCTTCGTCGAGGGCAGCGTCGGCCCGCCCGGTGACGGGCGCTCGCGGGCCGCGTCGAGGCCTCGCCACGCACGACGGCCGGCCGGCCGGGGGCGCTATCGCATACGGACGTGGATCGGATATTGTATACAGCAGCCGGCCAAAGTAATACGGTGACTCCCTCGCCGCAAGAATCTTGTCAACCCAGCCCGCGACCCCGACTCCCGGCTTCCGCGCTCACGCCCACGGACCGTTTTCACCGCTCCGGTGTACCTCCAGTGTCCCCGCCGCCGGCGCCCGCGCCGGCCGCGACCACCCAGGCCCTCAGCCCGACGAGCCCCCGCCATGACCGATCCGCGCGCCACCGCAGCCGCTGCCGCAGCAACCGCCACTCCAGCCACAGCCGACGGTGAAGAGTTCCACGACGACATCATCTATCCCGACGCCATCCCCTTCCTCCTCGTCCACCTCGCCTGCTTTGCCGCGATCTGGACGGGCGTGACCGTCGAGGCGCTGCTCCTGTGCGTCGTCCTGTACGTGGTCCGCATGTTCGGGCTCACGGCGGGGTTCCACCGCTACTTCTCGCACCGCTCGTTCAAGACCAGCCGGGTCGCGCAGTTCCTGCTCGCGTTCCTCGCCCAGACATCGGCGCAGCGCGGCGTGCTCTGGTGGTCGGCCAAACACCGGCACCACCACCTGCACTCGGACACCGAGCTGGACGTGCACTCGCCGCGGCATCGCGGATTCTGGTACGCGCACGTCGGCTGGATCTTCACGCGCCAGCACGACACCGCGGACTACTCCACGATCCCGGACCTCACACGCTACCCCGAGCTGGTCTGGCTCGACCGGCACCCGTACTTCGGCGCGTTCCTGCTCGCGGTCGCGTGCTTCCTCGTCGCGGGCTGGCCCGGCCTCGTCGTGGGCTTCTTCTGGAGCACGGTGCTGCTCTACCACGGCACGTTCTTCATCAACTCCCTCGCGCACGTGCACGGCGAGCAGCGCTACGTGACGGGTGACGACTCGCGCAACAACTGGTGGCTCGCGCTGATCACGCTGGGCGAGGGCTGGCACAACAACCACCACGCGTACCAGCGCTCGACGCGGCAGGGCTTCCGGTGGTGGGAGATCGACGTCACGTACTACATCCTCAAGGTGCTCTCCTGGTTCCGCATCGTCTGGGACCTGGGCGAGCCGCCGCCCGAGGTCGTGCGCAACGAGCGGCCGCTCGGCCGTAAGGTGATCGAGCGTGCGGCCGTGCGTATCGCGCAAACCTTCCCGGTTGAACGCATCGCGGAGCAGGTCCGGGCGGCGTGGGAGAACACGCCGACGTGGGAAGAGGTGAAGGCACGCGTGCGCGGGGCCGGCGCACAGGCGGAGGCGAGGTTCGCGGCGCTCCACCTGCCGCAACTCCCGCACCTGCCGTCGCTGGAGGAGTGCCGGCGCCGCGCCGAGGAGCTGTTCGCGCAGGCGCCCGCCGTTTCGCGGGACGAGATCGCGCGCCGCGCGCGGCAGCTCCTCGCCGAGGCCGTGGCGTTGCGCCTGTTCGGCGGGCCGGACGCCGCGCCGGCAACGTGAAGGCGGCGACGCCGCGGCGTGCACCGCCCTGCTCGTCCCGCGTGCCGTGCGCCGTGCCGGCAGCGCGAGGTCCGACGACGTCGTCCTCACCCCTCGAGGCCGATCCCGCCGGATCCGGCGAGCGCGCGTCCGCGGCGAGCTTGCCGACCCCCCGGCCCAGGCCACGGCCAGGCCGCCGTCCACTGCGATGACCTGACCGGTGACCCACGCGCCCTCGGGACTCGCCAGTAGCACGATCCAGCGCGCGACCT
This portion of the bacterium genome encodes:
- a CDS encoding acyl-CoA desaturase, with translation MTDPRATAAAAAATATPATADGEEFHDDIIYPDAIPFLLVHLACFAAIWTGVTVEALLLCVVLYVVRMFGLTAGFHRYFSHRSFKTSRVAQFLLAFLAQTSAQRGVLWWSAKHRHHHLHSDTELDVHSPRHRGFWYAHVGWIFTRQHDTADYSTIPDLTRYPELVWLDRHPYFGAFLLAVACFLVAGWPGLVVGFFWSTVLLYHGTFFINSLAHVHGEQRYVTGDDSRNNWWLALITLGEGWHNNHHAYQRSTRQGFRWWEIDVTYYILKVLSWFRIVWDLGEPPPEVVRNERPLGRKVIERAAVRIAQTFPVERIAEQVRAAWENTPTWEEVKARVRGAGAQAEARFAALHLPQLPHLPSLEECRRRAEELFAQAPAVSRDEIARRARQLLAEAVALRLFGGPDAAPAT